The Podarcis muralis chromosome 16, rPodMur119.hap1.1, whole genome shotgun sequence genomic interval TCCGATGCTGCTTCTCATCCTGGGGGTTGACATCTGGCTCCATCCGAACGGGACTGGAACTCTTACCTGAaacaggaagagaggaagaaaatagTTATTTGTATCACAAGCAAGAGTTTCCAGGTTGGGGAGGGTTAAAGAAAAGGAGGTCCAAGACTGGAAAGCAACTCCCCTTTCATATGGACTGGAGGGAGAGCCTTATGTTTCTTATTTAAGGCCAAGATGGTCTTCCGGTGTCTTTCTGGTTTCATACTGCTGCGGTTGGAAAAAAATGATAGATTAGAGCATACTCAACAGGGTGCACTCGCTTTCCTGGGCTGGCAGCCACTTCAAACCTCAGAAGACAAACCCTAGGTAGGCCTTTTGAGCTTGTCACAACAAGTCCCGCTGCATCCTGGCGAAAggggacacctcctcctcctcagtcagaggggccttcttggtggctgctcccaggctttggaactccctccctaaagAAGCCAGACTCCCtctctccttgctgtccttctgcctGCAGGTGAAGTATTTTACTGTATTCCGAAAGGCTTTGGGAAACGgactattttttaaaggaaattgctTTTGATAGGGCGGTGCTGTTTTTATGATCTGTGTTTTAATCAGTTGGTTTCTTGTATTGTTGTAATTCTATTAGAGTTTAATTACTTTATAAagataataatatcaataataacaacaatcagTGACTGTCCCTCATTGTGCTCTGTTTTTACATTCTGGGCAAGACTGGGAATGTGTTTGTGAGGAGTTGCAAACTCTACCAACTGCTGACCAGccactcttcctcttctcccaggtatAAAAAGATGGAGAAGTCCAATACAGCACCTTGGCTAAATGCAAAGCTGGGTGGTAGGTGTGCATCGGCACTGCACAAAACATTGCATGGGTGACCATGGGAGAACATCATCCCtggggtgatcttgggccagtcactcactgcctctcggcccaacctacctcatggggttgttgtgggcattaaatgaggagtgggagaaccatgtacaccactttgagctccttagagaaaaaggtgggatataaatgcgataaacaaataaataaagttactGTTAAACCAGGTTCATcctttttgattttcttttcagACAAGCAAAAACgcaagaataatagaattggaagggaccaaaagggccatctagttcagcccccaGCAGTGTAGGAAGGGGAGGATCTTTTTAATTATGAGAAAGTGGCTATGCAAGAGGCACAGCCCACACTCTAAACTGGGGAGGTTggattcctacacacacacacacacacacacacacacacacacacaccgtcagACCCATGaggcctcttctctccctctctcagtcAATTGCTTTCTGGGGTGAATTGCTCATCTTGTCACTCTCCCAACTGGAGGTGAATCTGAGAAAGTGCTCTCTCTGTGTACACATACAGGTAGCAAGATTGAGAAGCAAGTTCTCGTCACAAAACGGATTGCAACTGTTCCTGCATTATGTGCCTTAGATCAATCGGCAAATAGCATGTGACAAGAGATGACATGGGGATGACATGATATTCAGATGAagtgcagtatataaatttaataaaataaaatatatggcaTGTACAGCACCTCCCAAAGGTGCCTGCATTTAGCAATGAATGCACATTATCATGCAGTATGTGCACAAGCCATACTTGATACATTGAAGGAGGAGTGTGGCTATTAGACTTTTCACTTTGTTTTCACTTATAACCACTGTGTGGCTGTACTAGGATTTGTAAGATTAGGTATCATCCATATGTTCAATAAAACAAATGTGGTTCAttctttttgctctataagggaCAGTTTCAAATATATTTTGCAGTCTATTGTGTGTgcacgttgtgtgtgtgtgtgtgtattgcttaATTTTAATAACAGGGTGTGTGAAAATATTCAAATAACTTTTAACCTGGCACTTACATAATTTCCAATTTATGCACTGTTATTAGGGattaattttgattttatttattttggccgTGCATCCTGTCTCTGCTACAAACTCACCAGGTATCCTAACCATAACATTCTCAGCCTTAAATCTTTTTATAGAGTGCCTGCAACTGGCCCCATGCTGCATGTAAAACTTGTTACTAAGAATCTGAAACTGAGTTTGCTTATTTCTTTCTCCcatttgatttattttccttttgtgtaGTCTATTTTAAAAACGGACCTTATTTGTATTGTTCTCTGTAATGATGTTTTCTCAGCTGAAAAGTGgcctaattttctttttctttaaataaaatgatCCAGGGGATGCAGCAAAATCCAACCCTATAACCCGTCTCCCAGGATATCTCACCCTGGAGAAAGCTCAATATCTAACTAGCTGCACTTTGGCAGCTCAAAGGGCATCTTCGTCAGGGAAaaatactacagctcccatcatgctcAGCGGTGAGGATGGGCGAGGGTTGGCTTGGGAGTGAATGGGGCCCGGATTgaaacttcaactcccatgatgcTCCTCCGACCAGAACTTAAAACGAGACCACAAATCCCATCATGCCTAGGCTCAGGACTCCGGAGTTCCTTTTTGTGGTTTCCCCAAAACTCGCCTCTGGGGTGCGACTGGTCGGGGTCGGAGCGCGGCAAGTGCTGCAGCGACCGCCGGTGTGAAGACTCCATCCATCTAACCGCTGACTGGAGCCCGTGCGCGTGCGCACTTCCGCCTCCCTCAGAACTGTGCGCAGGCGTAGTTGGCGTCCTGCAGCTTTCGTTATGCGCAGGCGCGTCCAGCGGAGGCGGAGTGAATAAGGTGGGAAGACGACGCGCAAGCGCATTGCTTTTTCCGTTTTGTAGAGAAGCGCCGCACGCGCTACGcgaagggcggggcggggggggggagagcgtgAGTAGTCCGTTGTCCTATCAACCGATCTTGGTGGAAGAGCGGTGGGCGGGGCCATGGTGACAGAGCCCGCTTCCTCATTGGTGGAGGCTGAGGCGCCTCCGACCCTGATTGGCTATGCAGCCACAGCAGTCAATTTAGGCTGTTCGGGCGCGGTGAAAcggcatttcccccctccctttcctttctcctcctccagaaGGTTCCGCGCCGGCTTCCCCCACGCTTCGCCGTGAAGATGATGGGCCAGCGCCCCGTCCTCGTGCTCAGTGAGTctgaaggaaagggggtgggtgaGAGGAGCCCCTCCATGGACCCGCCCCTCCTCTGCCACCCCCACGAAGGCCCCCCTCAGAAAACCCCCTTAATTCGATTATCTCACCCTTCCCCAATTCCCTCCCGTAATATCTCTTTTCAGATATGCACAGAAAGTATATGTTGGAGACCACTCCTTATTATTGCCCCCTCGCACTAAATTCCCCATATAATTCTCTGCCTcctttagctccccccccccgtatAAACTGAACCCCAACATTCCTGGTTGCTCCTGTCTCGCCTCCCCGACTGTATAATAAACATGCCCCATAATTTATATATACCCCACCTCTTTTATCCCCGGAAAGTATTTTCTGgacacccccttccccccttaACCACCTGCATTCCTTGATACTCCTGTTTtgtccccctcccacaaaaaacCAAGTGTGTAATAGGAACCTTTCCTGTTCCCCTTCAAATTCTCATCAACAACGTTCTCCTTCATTTataccctcctccctcccaaagaAGTGCCTATTAAGAGGCCTTTTTGTTGCCCCTCAAATAATTTTTCTCCTGCTGTATTAAAACACTTCTTGCTCCGGCCCACCTATGTTTCACTGAATTCTGCCCTGTTTCACATTCTTCCAAAATTTCCTAAATTCTGTATCTTCCCCATCCCCCCGAAAGTATGTGTTGGGCATTTCTCCTGATCATTCCAAACccctcccagaatgccccacttcaTTTAATCCCCCCTCCATACTCAAAAAGtgtatattgggggaggggggcttctaCTAAATCTTCCCCATAATTTCCTGCTTCTTACATGCTGCCTCCTGCCTTCCCAGTTAATAATCATGTATTAGGTTGAGCTACTATGAGCCTTAATAGGGTTTACGGTCCTGATCTGCTGTATCCCATTGTGTTTCAAGCTGGGCGTATATTGTGGATGTGCCCTCTCTTGTCAGTAAGCTGTTTGCGTGGAGGGTGCTCCCTTCATCAGTCTCCTCAAATATACCCCACCCCCATAATTCTTCTCCCGCTGTATTACACCTCTTCTTCCTACCCACCTTTGTTTCACTGAATTCTGCCTTGCTTCACATTTCATCACTGTCTGTTCCCTCACACTTTACACATATTATTCTCCATTTTAAGATGCCTAAGGCAGCACACAGAACTAGGAATGAATGTTGGTGTCTTGACTCTGTTGATTCTTCTGTTCTTTCCCTGATGTCCATGTGCTCGGTTCTACTGCCctgcctcctttaaaaaaatattgtcagtAGACTAGTTTTGCTATTTTGTTCTGATTACTAGTTTCTTGGCTCCAGTATTGGATTGATCTTGTTGGATCCTCCTTCCATTCATAAAAGGAGAATCAAAGTGAGATTTGACACACTATCGGAGTGGCTAGAGAGAGTTTCCAAATATGGGTGTGGATTTCTGGTGCAGAATGCGCCACATGTGTGCAGCAGATAGCAGGGTTGTGGAGATGGTAGGAGTAAATATCTGAAATGGGGATACGCTGAAAGTGTGTGCATTGAGAGAGTTCCCTAAATCAGCTTTCTGTTGCAGGCTCAAATATCATACAATACATTCCCATGTCATTGACAACAGGAGTTAGGTTTCCCTTGGTCTCTCCCTAGAGTCAAATGAATGTAGTTGAAAATTGAATAAGCCAGTGATAGCCCTTTCCTTGCTCATCATAGTTATTGGATGTTTTAATATACCTTCCTGTCTTTGTTGGGGTGTGGGGAATAGAGATTGTAGCTATCTGACTGCACACattaatatatatagagagaaagtAGATACTTAGGAATTAGCAATGTGTGTTTATTCTACACACTTAACagtttatataccgcttaacTGCAAATTGTTTCAACTGTATGTTTAGTCAGGAGGACTCATGGGAAAGaactcataaatgaaataaataataataaataaccacCCCCAATTGGTTACAGTTTTTACTGTGGTATGTCGATTGTAGAGTTGTTGAAGTAAATGTTCTGTCATTAGCATTTGAAcattctagaccaggggtctgcaacctttaagacaaaaagagccacttggacccgtttccgaagggggggaaaactgggagccgcaaaaccattgcgacatttaaagcatgcgcgccgctgccctccgatctgacagcgggcgggaaggtgacgtcgggacggtgcgtgactaacgcacgcaccgcccccatgcgacgtcacagccagtacagcgcccgccacagtgcggagtgtcggggcgcacaatgtgcctcctccc includes:
- the TSACC gene encoding TSSK6-activating co-chaperone protein isoform X5 is translated as MAPPTALPPRSVDRTTDYSRSPPPRPALRVARAALLYKTEKAMRLRVVFPPYSLRLRWTRLRITKAAGRQLRLRTVLREAEVRTRTGSSQRLDGWSLHTGGRCSTCRAPTPTSRTPEVRVPVPFGWSQMSTPRMRSSIGKVGTPRRSSQVPREDFDGPPPPSFKPLCPAKPSPSFLELPSTQWRPSPALPYSQTARIGKGKRHF
- the TSACC gene encoding TSSK6-activating co-chaperone protein isoform X3 is translated as MAPPTALPPRSVDRTTDYSRSPPPRPALRVARAALLYKTEKAMRLRVVFPPYSLRLRWTRLRITKAAGRQLRLRTVLREAEVRTRTGSSQRLDGWSLHTGGRCSTCRAPTPTSRTPEVRVPVPFGWSQMSTPRMRSSIGKVGTPRRSSQVPPPEHQPQECFGLLECMHNNIQTQTQIAQAQLSLLEDMRESMNILLARQEKQNQERLGQSDQRTTKSSASSPNPTS